GGGCCGACGCCCCTCGTTCACGAATGGCCTGAGCCGGCGGCGGGACGGATTGGAGGCTCGCGCATTTCGAGACTCCCCTTGTCTGCTACCGCAGTGGTGGCGAGCATCGCGCTGGCGATACCGGCGAGCGGGTCGGTCACCACTGACGCACTGAAGACCGAAGCCGATCCGCCCCCATTCGCGAGCGTCACGCGGTTAACGCAGGCAGAGCGACGCGCGATGACGCCCAGCGCTTGGCGCCGTGGCTGCCCCGTGCCTCTCCGGGCGCTCCGCGTCGTGCGTGTCCGCCACTGGACCTTCTCCGGGCGGACTCGCGTAGGTCGACTGGTCGTGCACCGGAGGGTGGCGAGGCAGGTTGCTCGCATCATGAAGGACCTGTCCTCCGCGAAGTTCCCAATCCGCCGGATGCGCCCGATCCAGCGGTTCGGCGGCAGCGACTACGCCTCCATCGAGGCAGACAACACGAGCGCCTTCAACTGCCGCTACGTCGACGGAACCCAGCGCTGGTCCATGCACGCGTACGGCCGTGCCATTGATGTCAACCCGATAGAGAACCCCTACGTCTCGCGTGGCCGCACATCGCACCCGGCCAGCGACGAGTACGTGGCCCGCAGACCCGAGCGGCTAGGAATGCTGCTACCGGGAAGTGCGGCGCTCCGGGCCTTTGATGCCGCCGGGTGGACTTGGGGCGGACGATGGCGCGGAGCCAAGGACTATCAGCACGTGTCTGCCCCGTGACCTGATGCCGGGGGTCGCGACGACTTCCTAGCGCCGGCACTCCTACGCCAGTAACACAATGATCCGGGGCGAGCAGGACGTTGACTCGTTGCGCGGGGCTGGGGAGTGTGGAACGCTCGCACGATGGCGACCGCCTCGACCGACGTTCGCATCTGGATCTGAAGTTGAGGCTCGCGACCTGGCTGCGGCAGCACTTCCGCAAGCGCGCACAGTTGGCGACGTTGCTGCTCGTCGCACTGAGCTTGGTTACAGTCGCCTGCTCGGGGACGCAAGCCAATGACCCGTCAGCTGGCCCGCAGGCCGTGCTGTTCATCACCGCCCACCCAGATGACGAGACCCTCTTCGGTCTTGGTCGTTTCGCGGAACGGGGCTGGACCGTCGACATCGCATTGGTTACCAACGGCGAATCTGGCCAGGTCGTTGAGGCAATCCGCAAGAACCCGAAGTCCGACGGGGAGGTGCTCCTCGAGCGGCCACCGGGACCGGGGGTCAGGGTGGTCCCGAACCCCCCGACCGGCGCCAACGGCTCGACCATCGAATCTCCGGTCGATCTGGCGAACGAACGTCAGCGGGAGTTCACCGATTCGATGGGCAAGCAAGGGGTCAGCCGGATCTTCTTCCTGTCCGATCCGGCTCATCCGCAGTTCGAGGATTCCTGGGACAACGGGACCCGCAACTGGGACACGGCACTCCTG
This genomic window from Candidatus Nanopelagicales bacterium contains:
- a CDS encoding PIG-L family deacetylase, which translates into the protein MERSHDGDRLDRRSHLDLKLRLATWLRQHFRKRAQLATLLLVALSLVTVACSGTQANDPSAGPQAVLFITAHPDDETLFGLGRFAERGWTVDIALVTNGESGQVVEAIRKNPKSDGEVLLERPPGPGVRVVPNPPTGANGSTIESPVDLANERQREFTDSMGKQGVSRIFFLSDPAHPQFEDSWDNGTRNWDTALLQSELMKIVEQVKPDVIITLNPDELWAHPQHQGLGTVVQSMWQDDELNSRPGTRPALYGLREIGWYEKSQQPQPGDEQFDRSAYSPVLGKTYADYWTWATSSYVSQSSHPTWFAARASAGFLPGYGTVDVIRRLGDVPPAQTLTSLLDRYPPDSAMSDEPTTPEIGQVWKRTPTSE
- a CDS encoding M15 family metallopeptidase, with protein sequence MVASIALAIPASGSVTTDALKTEADPPPFASVTRLTQAERRAMTPSAWRRGCPVPLRALRVVRVRHWTFSGRTRVGRLVVHRRVARQVARIMKDLSSAKFPIRRMRPIQRFGGSDYASIEADNTSAFNCRYVDGTQRWSMHAYGRAIDVNPIENPYVSRGRTSHPASDEYVARRPERLGMLLPGSAALRAFDAAGWTWGGRWRGAKDYQHVSAP